In Gordonia iterans, the following proteins share a genomic window:
- a CDS encoding TetR/AcrR family transcriptional regulator, with translation MTSENDVPDEAPALFDPDKLGVTPQTERGRRTRSALIAAARRVFERDGFVDSRLVDIVAEANCSIGSFYTWFESKDEVFAAVLHEAQSDMMHPGTGRIEETDDPVAIIAASNRAYFEAYRRNARLNHLLQQVAAVDPRFRAMRIARTNAFVARNARAIADLQSRGLADRRVEAELAATALSGMISRLAYDTYVIAGDDAPEEGLSDATDRLVESATRMWTNALGLTTPELRAD, from the coding sequence ATGACCTCGGAGAACGACGTGCCCGACGAGGCTCCCGCGCTATTCGATCCGGACAAGTTGGGGGTCACTCCGCAGACGGAGCGTGGACGCCGGACCCGGTCGGCGCTGATCGCCGCTGCCCGGCGCGTCTTCGAGCGGGACGGCTTCGTCGACTCCCGTTTGGTCGACATCGTCGCCGAGGCGAATTGCTCGATCGGGAGCTTTTACACCTGGTTCGAGAGCAAGGACGAGGTGTTCGCGGCTGTCCTCCACGAGGCGCAGAGCGACATGATGCATCCGGGGACCGGCCGGATCGAAGAGACCGACGACCCGGTCGCCATCATCGCAGCGAGCAATCGCGCGTATTTCGAGGCGTATCGCCGGAACGCGCGACTGAATCATCTGCTCCAGCAGGTCGCCGCCGTCGACCCGCGCTTCCGGGCGATGCGGATCGCCCGCACCAACGCCTTCGTCGCGCGCAATGCCCGCGCGATCGCGGATCTGCAGTCGCGCGGACTCGCCGATCGGCGTGTGGAGGCCGAACTGGCCGCCACGGCCTTGTCCGGCATGATCTCCCGCTTGGCCTACGACACCTATGTCATCGCGGGCGACGATGCCCCTGAAGAGGGATTGTCGGACGCGACGGATCGCCTCGTGGAGTCGGCCACCCGCATGTGGACCAATGCCCTCGGGCTGACCACGCCGGAACTGCGCGCCGACTGA
- a CDS encoding NADPH:quinone oxidoreductase family protein translates to MRAIQITTLDGPEAVELVDIPEPADPGLVTIAVQAAGVAFPELLQSRGLYQVKPALPFVPGAEVAGIVENAPEGSGFAPGDRVAALTLLGGFAERAQAQPHLTFALPDEVSFEDGAAFTFNYATSYFALVERGGLAAGESVLVHGAAGGIGTAAIQIAKAFGAGRVVGVVSSEEKAEVARAAGADDVVLADGFRDQVAGKVDIVVDPVGGDRFTDSLRTLAEHGRLLVIGFTAGEIPTVKVNRLLLNNISVIGVGWGAYVLPRPGHVAAEWEAMLPHLRSGALKPLIGARYPLDEAARALLSLEGRTVTGKVILLP, encoded by the coding sequence GTGCGCGCCATCCAGATCACCACCCTCGACGGCCCGGAGGCCGTCGAACTCGTCGACATCCCCGAGCCGGCCGACCCCGGTCTGGTGACCATCGCCGTGCAGGCCGCCGGCGTCGCGTTCCCGGAACTGCTCCAGAGCCGGGGTCTGTACCAGGTGAAGCCCGCACTTCCCTTCGTTCCCGGTGCGGAGGTGGCGGGCATCGTCGAAAACGCGCCGGAAGGCAGCGGGTTTGCCCCCGGGGATCGGGTGGCCGCGCTCACCCTGCTGGGCGGGTTCGCCGAGCGCGCCCAGGCGCAGCCTCATCTGACCTTCGCGCTGCCCGACGAGGTCTCGTTCGAGGACGGTGCCGCCTTCACGTTCAACTACGCCACCTCGTACTTCGCGCTCGTCGAGCGCGGCGGCCTGGCTGCCGGGGAATCGGTGCTGGTGCACGGCGCCGCCGGCGGCATCGGCACCGCGGCGATCCAGATCGCCAAGGCGTTCGGTGCGGGCCGCGTCGTCGGAGTGGTCTCCTCCGAGGAGAAGGCCGAGGTGGCCCGCGCCGCCGGGGCAGACGACGTGGTCCTGGCCGACGGCTTCCGCGACCAGGTCGCCGGCAAGGTCGACATCGTCGTCGATCCGGTCGGCGGCGATCGCTTCACCGATTCGCTGCGGACGCTCGCCGAGCACGGGCGGCTGCTGGTCATCGGCTTCACCGCGGGTGAGATCCCGACGGTCAAGGTCAACCGGCTCCTGTTGAACAACATCTCCGTCATCGGCGTCGGCTGGGGCGCCTACGTCCTTCCGCGTCCCGGGCACGTCGCCGCCGAGTGGGAAGCCATGCTGCCGCACCTGCGCAGCGGCGCCCTGAAGCCGCTCATCGGGGCGCGCTACCCGCTGGACGAGGCGGCGCGCGCGCTCCTGTCGCTCGAGGGTCGGACCGTGACCGGCAAGGTGATCCTGCTGCCCTGA